In one Fodinicola acaciae genomic region, the following are encoded:
- a CDS encoding creatininase family protein, translated as MTSWRTRNLGEMGWTEAREAAEKNPVVLLPVGTIEQHGPHLPLHEDSIVAEYVAKAVAEATDALVLPTMMYGHSPTFRGYAGTINLRHETLTAVITDICDELIRHGFRRIVIVNNNGGNTSPVATAAVDLRARHGVLIGTVYPWSLGYQLMRDQYDDPAIAYGHGAEPELSAMLAMFPEQVRMDAAEGGKLQSYQGWQPTSYVSARVDGHPVDGTVYWDFSDVSPSGVTGDVTVASKETGQVWIDRVIGFCVDFVKEYDRNTVSVG; from the coding sequence ATGACCTCCTGGCGCACCCGCAACCTCGGCGAGATGGGCTGGACCGAAGCACGTGAGGCGGCCGAGAAAAACCCGGTCGTCCTGCTGCCGGTCGGCACCATCGAGCAACACGGTCCGCACCTGCCGCTGCACGAGGACTCGATTGTCGCCGAATACGTGGCAAAAGCGGTCGCGGAGGCCACCGACGCACTGGTGCTGCCGACCATGATGTATGGCCATTCACCGACCTTCCGCGGCTACGCCGGCACGATCAACCTGCGGCACGAGACATTGACCGCCGTCATCACCGACATCTGCGACGAGCTGATCCGGCACGGCTTCCGGCGGATCGTGATCGTGAACAACAACGGCGGCAACACCTCGCCGGTGGCCACCGCCGCGGTCGACCTGCGGGCCAGGCACGGCGTCCTCATCGGCACGGTTTACCCGTGGTCGCTGGGATATCAGCTGATGCGTGACCAGTACGACGACCCGGCGATTGCCTATGGTCACGGCGCCGAGCCGGAGTTGTCCGCGATGCTCGCGATGTTTCCCGAGCAGGTGCGGATGGATGCCGCGGAAGGCGGAAAACTCCAGTCCTACCAGGGCTGGCAGCCGACCAGCTACGTCTCCGCGCGGGTCGACGGTCACCCGGTGGATGGCACGGTTTACTGGGATTTCTCCGATGTCAGCCCGTCCGGAGTCACCGGCGACGTCACCGTGGCCAGCAAGGAGACCGGCCAGGTGTGGATCGACCGGGTGATCGGCTTCTGCGTCGACTTCGTCAAGGAATACGACCGAAACACCGTTTCGGTCGGTTAG
- a CDS encoding carbon-nitrogen hydrolase family protein has product MRVAIAQYGPGQDKTANLDIVAGYARRAAEAGADMLICPEAAMVDFGDDKEKVRQAAEPLDGPFVTGLRKLSAEHGVAVTIGIHETADTDDGRVYNTSVVASGGELAAYYRKLHLYDAFSAKESENIVPGVEDPATFRCAGLTVGLVTCYDLRFPEIFRDLVDRGADLFAVPAAWVRGPFKEAHWLSLLRARAIENTCYAIGSGKINDRCIGRSAAYDPMGAQLADLGEVPGMAVVEATAGRLADVREKLPSLAHRRYRVSLV; this is encoded by the coding sequence ATGCGTGTCGCCATCGCTCAGTACGGTCCCGGGCAGGACAAGACCGCCAACCTGGACATCGTCGCCGGCTACGCCCGCCGTGCCGCCGAGGCCGGCGCGGACATGTTGATATGCCCGGAGGCGGCGATGGTGGATTTCGGCGACGACAAGGAGAAAGTGCGGCAGGCCGCCGAGCCGTTGGACGGGCCTTTCGTAACCGGCCTGCGTAAACTGTCCGCCGAGCACGGCGTGGCGGTGACGATTGGCATTCACGAGACAGCGGACACCGACGACGGCCGCGTCTACAACACGTCGGTCGTCGCCTCCGGCGGCGAGTTGGCCGCGTACTACCGGAAGCTGCATCTCTACGACGCCTTTTCCGCGAAAGAGTCGGAAAACATCGTGCCTGGCGTCGAGGACCCTGCCACGTTCCGCTGCGCTGGCCTGACCGTCGGACTGGTGACCTGTTACGACCTGCGTTTTCCGGAGATCTTCCGGGATCTGGTCGATCGCGGCGCCGACCTGTTCGCGGTGCCGGCCGCCTGGGTGCGCGGACCGTTCAAGGAGGCGCACTGGCTGAGCCTCCTGCGCGCGCGAGCGATCGAGAACACCTGCTATGCGATCGGATCCGGAAAGATCAACGACCGGTGCATCGGCCGCAGCGCCGCGTACGACCCGATGGGTGCGCAGCTCGCCGATCTCGGCGAGGTGCCGGGGATGGCCGTGGTCGAGGCCACCGCCGGCCGGCTCGCGGACGTACGCGAGAAACTGCCGTCTCTGGCACACCGGCGCTATCGGGTTTCGTTAGTCTGA
- a CDS encoding glycoside hydrolase family 127 protein — protein sequence MAALRPAGGRIAGGFWADRQRANREVSIPDGVVRLDRAGNLANLRLAAGRATGPYQGDYPFQDSDVHKWLEAAGWELGRADDAVLRSHAEEIISLLADAQQPDGYLDSYYQVVRPEKHFEELAWGHELYCAGHLIQAGIAHARATGDTKLLDLVRRVADHLDAVFGADGRDGVDGHPEIETALVELFRQTGERRYLDLAGFFVDRRGHGLVGGGHFGAGYFQDHVPVRQAFSAVGHAVRQLYLNAGVTDLALETGDRELAGVMVRQWEEMVATKTYLTGGLGAHHSDEAFGDAYELPSERAYCETCAAIASIQWSWRMLLLTGESRYADLMERTLFNGFAAGVSLDGRTYFYVNPLQVRDDHFDSGADRETRRTPWYKCACCPPNIMRLLSTVDHYFATTDATGVQLHQYGSGDFGGVRVRTRYPWEGAVSVRITENRPEPWTLSLRVPHWCDQVSIVVNGDAFPVNATKGYVRVERTWSTGDIVDMEFAMPVRKTMASPRVDAVRGCVALERGPLVYCLESVDQPENVRLDDVRIDGDAEPRTEWRPELLGGVTTVAVRGRHVQDDQPSWWPYRTAGDSSAAGDEVDLVAVPYFAWANRGAGAMRVWIPT from the coding sequence ATGGCGGCGCTGCGCCCGGCCGGCGGGCGGATCGCCGGCGGCTTCTGGGCCGACCGGCAGCGCGCTAACCGTGAGGTCAGCATCCCCGATGGCGTCGTGCGGTTGGACCGGGCCGGCAACCTGGCAAACCTGCGGCTGGCCGCAGGCCGCGCGACCGGGCCGTATCAGGGTGACTATCCGTTCCAGGACTCCGACGTGCACAAGTGGCTGGAGGCGGCCGGCTGGGAGCTCGGCCGTGCGGACGACGCGGTTTTACGGTCACATGCCGAAGAAATCATCAGTCTGCTGGCAGATGCGCAGCAACCGGACGGATATCTCGACTCGTACTATCAGGTTGTCAGGCCGGAGAAGCATTTCGAGGAGCTGGCCTGGGGTCATGAGCTCTACTGCGCCGGTCATCTGATCCAGGCCGGCATCGCGCACGCGCGGGCCACCGGCGACACCAAGCTGCTCGACCTGGTACGCCGGGTGGCCGACCACCTCGACGCGGTGTTCGGCGCGGACGGCCGGGACGGTGTCGACGGCCATCCGGAGATCGAGACCGCGCTGGTGGAGCTCTTCCGGCAGACCGGCGAGCGCCGTTATCTGGATCTGGCCGGCTTCTTCGTCGACCGCCGGGGCCACGGCCTGGTCGGCGGCGGACACTTCGGCGCCGGCTACTTCCAGGACCACGTGCCGGTGCGGCAAGCCTTTTCCGCGGTCGGTCACGCCGTGCGGCAGCTCTATCTGAACGCCGGTGTCACCGACCTCGCGCTGGAGACCGGCGACCGGGAGCTGGCCGGGGTAATGGTCCGGCAGTGGGAGGAAATGGTCGCCACCAAGACATATCTGACCGGTGGGCTTGGTGCGCACCACAGCGACGAAGCGTTCGGCGACGCGTACGAGCTGCCGTCCGAGCGCGCTTACTGCGAGACGTGCGCGGCGATCGCGTCGATCCAGTGGAGCTGGCGGATGCTGCTGCTGACTGGCGAGTCGCGCTATGCGGACCTGATGGAGCGCACGCTTTTCAACGGTTTCGCGGCCGGCGTGTCGTTGGACGGCCGCACCTATTTCTACGTCAATCCGCTGCAGGTCCGCGACGATCACTTCGACTCCGGCGCGGACCGGGAGACCCGGCGTACGCCGTGGTACAAGTGTGCGTGCTGTCCGCCGAACATCATGCGGTTGCTGTCCACTGTGGACCATTACTTCGCCACCACCGATGCCACCGGCGTGCAGCTGCATCAGTATGGCTCCGGCGACTTCGGCGGCGTACGCGTCCGGACCCGCTATCCGTGGGAAGGCGCGGTTTCGGTGCGAATCACCGAAAACCGGCCGGAGCCGTGGACGCTGAGCCTGCGCGTGCCGCATTGGTGCGACCAAGTGTCCATTGTGGTCAATGGCGACGCTTTTCCCGTCAATGCCACGAAAGGATACGTCCGCGTCGAACGCACGTGGTCGACCGGAGACATCGTCGACATGGAGTTTGCCATGCCGGTGCGTAAAACCATGGCCAGTCCACGCGTGGACGCGGTCCGCGGTTGCGTGGCGCTGGAACGCGGTCCGCTCGTCTACTGCCTGGAATCGGTGGACCAGCCGGAAAACGTACGCCTGGACGACGTCAGGATCGACGGTGACGCCGAGCCACGGACCGAATGGCGGCCGGAGCTGCTCGGCGGCGTCACGACAGTCGCCGTACGCGGGCGGCACGTCCAGGATGACCAGCCGTCGTGGTGGCCGTATCGTACGGCCGGCGACAGCTCAGCCGCCGGCGATGAGGTCGACCTGGTGGCGGTGCCGTACTTCGCCTGGGCCAACCGCGGCGCCGGTGCCATGCGTGTCTGGATCCCGACATGA
- a CDS encoding IS110 family transposase, whose amino-acid sequence MNSEYGVFLGLDVGKGEHHAVGLDPAGKRLHDAPLPNSEPKLRAVFDKLARHGRLLVVVDQPATIGALPVAVARACGHQVAYLPGLAMRRIADLYPGHAKTDARDAFIIADAARSLPHTLRQVDVGDDTLAELEVLVGFDDDLAGEATRIGNRIRGLLTGIHPALEGAIGPKIAHPAVLEILSRCGGPTGIRRAGRRTLTAIATTHAPRIGEKLVTAIWAALDEQTVIVPGTTAADTVLPRLADSLKTVLAQREQVKHEVEEILDAHPLAAVLTSMPGIAVRTAARILLEIGDASAFASSAHLAAYAGIAPVTRASGSSIKGEHPARSGNRKLKRAFFLSAFAALHDPISRAYYDRKRAEGKKHNAALICLARRRCDVLYAMLRNKTQFRHPQPATVATAA is encoded by the coding sequence ATGAACAGCGAATATGGCGTGTTCCTCGGCTTGGACGTCGGCAAAGGAGAACACCACGCCGTTGGTCTGGACCCGGCTGGTAAGCGGCTGCACGATGCGCCGCTGCCCAACAGTGAACCCAAGCTGCGGGCGGTGTTCGACAAACTCGCCCGACATGGCCGGTTGCTGGTCGTGGTGGATCAGCCCGCCACCATCGGCGCCCTGCCGGTGGCGGTCGCCCGCGCCTGCGGGCACCAGGTGGCGTATCTGCCCGGCCTGGCCATGCGCCGTATCGCGGATCTGTATCCCGGCCACGCCAAGACCGACGCCCGCGACGCGTTCATCATCGCCGACGCCGCCCGATCCCTGCCGCACACGCTGCGACAGGTCGACGTCGGCGACGACACGCTGGCCGAACTGGAAGTCCTGGTCGGATTCGATGACGATCTGGCCGGCGAGGCCACCCGCATCGGCAACCGCATCCGCGGCCTGCTGACCGGCATCCACCCCGCCCTGGAAGGCGCGATCGGACCGAAGATCGCGCACCCGGCGGTCCTGGAAATCCTGTCCCGGTGCGGCGGCCCCACCGGCATTCGCAGGGCCGGACGACGCACGCTGACCGCGATCGCCACCACCCACGCGCCCCGCATCGGCGAGAAACTCGTCACCGCGATCTGGGCCGCGCTGGACGAACAGACCGTCATTGTTCCCGGCACCACCGCCGCCGACACCGTGCTGCCCCGCCTGGCTGACAGCCTGAAAACCGTTCTGGCGCAACGCGAACAGGTCAAACACGAGGTCGAGGAGATTCTCGATGCACACCCTCTTGCCGCGGTCCTGACCTCGATGCCTGGCATCGCGGTCAGGACCGCCGCCCGCATCCTCCTGGAAATCGGTGACGCCTCGGCGTTCGCCTCCTCCGCGCACCTGGCCGCCTACGCCGGCATCGCCCCAGTCACCCGCGCCTCGGGCTCCTCTATCAAGGGCGAACACCCCGCTCGAAGCGGTAACCGCAAGCTCAAGCGCGCGTTCTTCCTTTCCGCGTTCGCCGCCCTGCACGACCCCATCAGCCGCGCCTACTACGACCGCAAACGCGCCGAAGGCAAGAAACACAACGCCGCCCTCATCTGCCTCGCCCGCCGACGCTGCGACGTCCTCTACGCCATGCTCCGCAACAAAACCCAGTTCCGGCACCCCCAACCAGCCACAGTCGCTACGGCGGCTTGA
- a CDS encoding carbohydrate ABC transporter permease: MTLALRTSTRSRRRGVVGFLYTLPALVLVTVFFLVPLALLIWMSLHRWPLLGKPIWVGLANYLAIGGDGTFGQSLLFTAVYTVIITPILFLLGFGLAMLVKEQRRGAGVFRTVYFMPYVIGFASSAYLWLWLIDPSVGPIDKLLTDLGITGQPFGWTDTPTGALFAVIMSVVWKVVGFTMLLLMSGMQSVPGDVQEAAKVDGAGRFASLWHVMLPLLRRNIALVLVFSVVGSMLAFEQFYILTAGGPGNRTLTIVYWIYNSSFANFQLGYGAAMSVVLLVMLMLISGVQLYLLRDRSE; encoded by the coding sequence ATGACACTGGCATTGCGTACCAGCACCAGATCGCGCCGGCGTGGCGTGGTCGGTTTTCTCTACACGCTGCCGGCGCTCGTCCTGGTGACGGTGTTTTTCCTGGTACCACTGGCATTGCTGATCTGGATGTCGCTGCATCGGTGGCCGTTGCTGGGAAAACCGATCTGGGTCGGGCTGGCCAACTACCTGGCGATCGGTGGCGACGGCACTTTCGGCCAGAGCCTGCTGTTCACGGCCGTCTACACGGTCATCATCACCCCGATCCTGTTTCTGCTCGGATTCGGCCTGGCCATGCTGGTCAAGGAACAGCGGCGCGGCGCCGGTGTCTTCCGTACGGTCTATTTCATGCCGTACGTGATCGGCTTCGCCTCCTCGGCCTATCTTTGGCTCTGGCTCATCGATCCCAGCGTCGGGCCGATCGACAAGCTGCTCACCGATCTCGGCATCACCGGCCAACCGTTTGGCTGGACCGACACACCGACCGGCGCACTTTTCGCGGTCATCATGTCGGTGGTCTGGAAGGTCGTCGGATTCACGATGTTGTTGCTCATGAGCGGCATGCAGTCGGTGCCGGGCGATGTCCAGGAGGCGGCCAAGGTGGACGGCGCCGGCCGGTTTGCCTCGCTGTGGCATGTGATGTTGCCGTTGTTGCGGCGAAACATCGCGCTCGTGCTGGTTTTCTCCGTCGTCGGCTCGATGTTGGCCTTCGAGCAGTTCTACATCCTCACCGCCGGCGGGCCCGGCAACAGGACGCTCACCATCGTCTACTGGATCTACAACAGCTCTTTCGCCAACTTCCAGCTCGGCTATGGCGCGGCGATGTCGGTCGTCCTGCTGGTGATGCTCATGCTGATCAGCGGCGTACAGCTCTATCTGCTGCGCGACCGGTCGGAATAG
- a CDS encoding LacI family DNA-binding transcriptional regulator, whose product MAALAGVSVGTASKAVNGRGQLRPETRARVLTAAAELGFEPNALARGLLSGRSFTVGLITTDSFGRFSIPVMLGAEEALGAGQMSVFLCDSRGDRVREQHYARMLLARRVDGIIVTGRRIEPRPPLETSVPVVYAVGPSADPTDTSVVSDEAGGARLAIEHLIATGRQRIGHITGPETHLAAKVRADAVRQTLSAAGLQLASSAVYFGQWSEEWGRQAAAILLRSQPDVDAVFCGSDQIARGVADHLRENGRRVPDDIALAGFDNWDVMATACRPPLTTVDRHLHDLGRVAAENLLNKIAGEDVAGVRKIPCGLVVRESTR is encoded by the coding sequence GTGGCGGCGCTGGCTGGCGTCTCGGTCGGCACCGCGTCCAAGGCCGTGAACGGCCGGGGCCAGTTGCGGCCAGAGACCCGCGCCCGCGTGCTCACGGCGGCCGCCGAGCTTGGCTTCGAGCCCAACGCGCTGGCACGTGGCCTGCTCTCCGGCCGGAGCTTCACGGTCGGCCTGATCACCACCGACAGCTTCGGCCGCTTCAGCATCCCGGTCATGCTCGGCGCGGAGGAGGCGCTCGGTGCCGGCCAGATGTCGGTCTTTCTCTGCGACAGCCGCGGCGACCGGGTGCGTGAGCAGCACTACGCGCGGATGCTGCTGGCGCGCCGCGTCGACGGCATCATCGTCACCGGCCGCCGGATCGAGCCGCGACCACCACTGGAGACCTCGGTGCCGGTCGTCTACGCGGTCGGGCCGTCAGCCGACCCCACCGACACGTCCGTGGTCTCCGACGAGGCGGGCGGCGCGCGGCTGGCGATCGAGCATCTGATCGCGACCGGCCGCCAGCGGATCGGCCACATCACCGGCCCGGAGACGCACCTCGCCGCGAAAGTACGCGCCGACGCCGTACGACAGACACTTTCCGCCGCCGGTCTGCAGCTCGCCTCCTCGGCTGTCTACTTCGGACAGTGGAGCGAGGAGTGGGGCCGGCAGGCGGCCGCCATCCTGCTCCGGTCGCAGCCCGACGTGGACGCCGTTTTCTGTGGCAGCGACCAGATCGCGCGCGGTGTCGCCGACCATCTCAGGGAAAACGGCCGGCGCGTGCCTGACGACATCGCGCTCGCCGGCTTCGACAACTGGGACGTGATGGCGACCGCCTGCCGGCCGCCGTTGACCACGGTCGACCGTCACCTGCACGATCTTGGCCGTGTCGCCGCGGAAAACCTGCTGAACAAGATCGCCGGTGAGGACGTGGCGGGCGTACGGAAAATCCCCTGCGGCCTCGTCGTCCGCGAGTCGACCAGATAA
- a CDS encoding toll/interleukin-1 receptor domain-containing protein gives MPDWDVFVSYSRDDDAAPASILASALRDHGLRVFWDDHDVPLFQPISDTILGALRSSRALLAFYSARYPLRQACQYELTAAFLAGQQEGAPSRRVMVVNPEPGVDHIHPLQLRDARHARAPRTRSELAALVARITEHLRTIESPIGDVETLGPPLWLPAPARPPAASFDNRLAELWQLHSVLHPYDGSITSGRIHPIAVVIGPAGAGKTALVTEYAHRFGAAYPGGIFWLDAAENDLISQLDHLARAVTGATAPPGAAMNAIATELHRRRQRTLWILDGLVAEPSAARRFLAPHPLSRSIVTTRDPALAALGRAITIGDLAVLDVRPTSAIERTLAWQLQVELAHYLPLVAAGQQRDAMTALHRLFGLIRDMLREGRSAPFALLGICVELLHKHLRPLLAHWHPALQSYEATRTGTDPLQHERSWARHDELAAALGNVREQLSRTLADLAVITGSTYGSPSV, from the coding sequence ATGCCCGACTGGGATGTGTTCGTCAGTTACAGCCGGGACGACGACGCCGCGCCGGCGAGCATCCTCGCCTCCGCGCTGCGTGACCACGGCCTGCGCGTCTTTTGGGACGATCACGACGTTCCGTTGTTCCAGCCGATCTCCGACACGATTCTCGGTGCGTTGAGATCGTCCCGCGCCCTGCTCGCCTTCTATTCGGCGCGATATCCGCTCAGGCAGGCCTGCCAGTACGAGCTCACCGCCGCCTTTCTGGCCGGACAACAGGAAGGCGCGCCCTCTCGGCGAGTCATGGTCGTCAACCCCGAGCCGGGCGTCGACCACATCCACCCACTGCAACTGCGCGACGCCCGGCACGCACGCGCCCCGCGTACGCGCTCGGAGCTGGCCGCACTGGTCGCGCGAATCACCGAACACCTGCGCACCATCGAGTCTCCCATCGGCGACGTGGAAACACTCGGTCCGCCGCTCTGGCTGCCGGCACCGGCACGGCCGCCGGCGGCCAGTTTCGACAACCGGTTGGCCGAGTTGTGGCAGCTGCATTCGGTCCTGCACCCGTACGACGGCTCGATCACGTCCGGCCGCATTCATCCGATCGCCGTCGTCATCGGACCGGCCGGCGCCGGCAAGACCGCGTTGGTCACCGAGTACGCACACCGTTTCGGCGCCGCCTACCCAGGCGGCATATTCTGGCTCGACGCAGCGGAAAACGACCTGATCAGCCAGCTCGACCATCTGGCCCGAGCCGTCACCGGCGCGACCGCGCCTCCCGGAGCGGCGATGAACGCCATCGCGACCGAGCTTCATCGCCGACGCCAGCGGACATTGTGGATTCTGGACGGGCTGGTCGCCGAGCCGAGCGCCGCCAGGCGGTTCCTCGCCCCGCATCCACTGTCCCGGTCGATCGTGACGACGCGGGATCCGGCCCTCGCCGCGCTCGGTCGCGCCATCACCATCGGCGATCTGGCCGTCCTCGATGTTCGGCCGACGAGTGCGATCGAACGGACCTTGGCCTGGCAGCTCCAGGTGGAACTAGCGCACTATCTCCCGCTGGTCGCGGCGGGACAGCAACGCGACGCGATGACCGCGCTCCACCGGCTTTTTGGTCTCATCAGGGACATGCTGCGCGAAGGCCGGTCGGCGCCTTTCGCTCTGCTGGGAATATGCGTCGAGCTGCTGCACAAACATCTGCGCCCGCTGCTCGCCCATTGGCATCCCGCACTGCAGTCGTACGAGGCGACGCGCACCGGCACCGATCCGCTCCAGCACGAACGAAGCTGGGCTCGCCACGACGAGTTGGCGGCGGCGCTCGGCAACGTACGCGAGCAATTGTCGCGTACGCTGGCCGACCTCGCCGTCATCACCGGCAGCACCTACGGCTCGCCCTCCGTGTGA
- a CDS encoding PLP-dependent aminotransferase family protein: MQAATLADQLTERSARGIAVGIGHLVRSGGLRAGDRLPTVRDLAAQIGVSPTTVAEAWRLLIAAQVIETRGKLGTVVRGVARPRGMQRMLRGPAIHPYPLDLSLAVPDPQLLPDPLRAFATMPPVPALNGYPAHPDDTVLPALRDIQQSEWPFQPEQMIVVNGGYDGIYLLCHELLRRGERVMVEQPGTGRLLDILDSLDAQPIPVECDEYGPVPAAVEEALQARPVMFVYQPRAQSPTGSALCAERLDQLAFALRDTDLAIVEDDPVCALSRFPAYSLGNFFPDRTALVRNWSKSHGPDLRIGVLAGASRLIEPARLGREMGAEWSSRLLQGAIAHMLTDPDSLSLVEKAASTYARRRESLAAALAERGVRTRARDGLVLWVPVHDEHEALVTLAVHGIGAGAGSLFSCDKIETNHLRVATTRLPEERINEIADVLSSVAPHQRQSRRGRPI, translated from the coding sequence ATGCAAGCAGCAACCCTCGCCGACCAGCTCACCGAGAGATCCGCACGCGGGATCGCGGTCGGCATCGGACACCTGGTCCGCAGCGGCGGCCTGCGGGCCGGTGACCGGCTGCCGACCGTACGCGACCTGGCCGCGCAGATCGGCGTCTCGCCGACCACGGTCGCGGAGGCGTGGCGGCTGCTGATCGCCGCGCAAGTCATTGAAACGCGCGGAAAACTCGGCACCGTCGTGCGCGGTGTCGCCCGGCCGCGCGGCATGCAACGGATGCTGCGCGGCCCGGCCATCCATCCGTATCCGCTCGACCTCAGCCTGGCCGTACCCGATCCACAACTGCTTCCCGATCCTCTCCGGGCCTTCGCGACGATGCCGCCAGTGCCGGCGCTCAACGGATATCCGGCGCATCCCGACGACACCGTTTTGCCGGCGCTGCGCGACATCCAGCAGTCCGAGTGGCCGTTCCAGCCGGAGCAGATGATCGTCGTCAACGGCGGCTACGACGGGATTTATCTGCTCTGCCACGAGCTGCTGCGGCGCGGCGAACGAGTGATGGTCGAGCAGCCAGGCACCGGACGGTTGCTGGACATCCTGGATTCCCTGGACGCACAACCGATCCCGGTCGAATGCGACGAATACGGACCGGTCCCGGCGGCGGTCGAGGAGGCGCTGCAGGCGCGGCCGGTGATGTTCGTCTATCAGCCTCGCGCGCAGTCTCCGACCGGCAGTGCGCTCTGCGCCGAACGGCTCGACCAGCTGGCTTTCGCCTTACGGGACACCGATCTCGCGATCGTCGAGGACGACCCGGTGTGCGCGCTGTCCCGTTTCCCCGCGTACAGCCTCGGAAACTTCTTCCCTGACCGGACCGCACTGGTGCGCAACTGGAGCAAGTCGCACGGCCCCGACCTGCGGATCGGCGTACTCGCCGGAGCATCGCGGCTGATCGAGCCGGCGCGGCTCGGCCGCGAAATGGGTGCGGAATGGTCCAGCCGGCTGCTGCAAGGCGCGATCGCGCACATGCTGACCGATCCGGACAGCCTTTCCCTGGTGGAAAAAGCGGCCTCGACGTACGCGCGTCGCCGCGAGTCGCTCGCGGCGGCGCTGGCAGAGCGCGGTGTGCGCACCCGCGCCAGGGACGGCCTCGTGCTGTGGGTCCCGGTGCACGACGAACACGAGGCGCTGGTCACGCTGGCCGTACACGGGATCGGCGCCGGAGCGGGATCGTTGTTCTCCTGCGACAAAATCGAGACCAACCACCTGCGCGTGGCCACCACCAGGCTGCCCGAAGAGCGCATCAACGAGATCGCCGACGTGCTTTCGTCGGTGGCACCCCATCAACGCCAATCCCGCCGCGGCCGACCGATCTAG
- a CDS encoding ABC transporter substrate-binding protein produces MKTWAAAVLALLVALPLVACGRTESGPTTLALWARSDESAFLQSVVDAFNRTHTGIKVRMTLIPTGNFVQKFGLAVAGDAGPDLASIDLVYVPFFASAGVLRDITPQVRRLSYLDKLSPAHMRNAQYGSRFYALPFSGDASVLYYNVDLFRQAGLDPDRPPTTWSRIENAATAVKKLGGGRYGFYFSGACGGCNVFTFAPLIWASGGDILRGTGTSQQPSVAASPQVRQALQFYRRLWTSGVVPPQAQTDNGANQFTPFETGKVAMFATGAFGISTFTHDFPNLHFKVTPLPGRDGGSSSFSGGDEIAISRTSQHPDAAWTFISWATSMRAQDRYFGAAGVAPIRTDVALGSYSAKGATYATLAKALVSGRAVYSVQENALINDSTGPWTTMIADAVFGGDIDGAISRAQKAMSNTISRG; encoded by the coding sequence ATGAAGACCTGGGCAGCCGCGGTGCTGGCTCTGTTGGTCGCGCTGCCGCTGGTTGCCTGCGGCCGCACCGAATCCGGCCCGACGACATTGGCATTGTGGGCACGCAGCGACGAATCCGCGTTTCTGCAGAGCGTGGTCGACGCCTTCAACCGTACGCACACTGGCATCAAGGTGCGGATGACGCTCATCCCGACCGGCAACTTCGTGCAGAAGTTTGGCCTGGCGGTGGCCGGTGACGCCGGCCCGGACCTGGCGTCCATCGACCTGGTGTACGTGCCGTTTTTCGCGTCCGCCGGCGTGTTGCGCGACATCACGCCGCAGGTGCGCCGGCTGTCCTATTTGGACAAGCTCAGTCCGGCGCACATGCGGAACGCGCAGTATGGCAGCCGGTTCTACGCGCTGCCGTTCAGCGGTGACGCCTCCGTGCTCTACTACAACGTCGATCTTTTCCGGCAGGCCGGCCTGGATCCGGACCGACCGCCAACCACCTGGTCGCGGATCGAAAACGCCGCGACAGCGGTGAAGAAGCTCGGCGGCGGCCGCTACGGCTTCTATTTCTCCGGTGCCTGCGGCGGTTGCAACGTCTTCACCTTCGCGCCGCTGATCTGGGCCAGTGGTGGCGACATCCTGCGCGGCACCGGCACGTCGCAGCAGCCGTCGGTCGCGGCCAGTCCGCAGGTGCGGCAGGCGCTGCAGTTCTATCGCCGGCTGTGGACCTCCGGGGTCGTACCACCGCAGGCGCAGACCGACAACGGCGCCAACCAGTTCACCCCGTTCGAGACCGGAAAAGTCGCGATGTTCGCCACCGGCGCCTTCGGGATCTCCACCTTCACCCACGACTTTCCCAACCTGCACTTCAAAGTGACCCCGCTGCCGGGCCGTGACGGCGGATCGTCATCGTTTTCCGGTGGTGACGAGATCGCGATCTCGCGTACCAGCCAGCACCCGGACGCGGCCTGGACGTTCATCTCGTGGGCCACCAGCATGCGGGCCCAGGACAGGTATTTCGGCGCTGCCGGCGTGGCGCCGATCCGCACCGACGTGGCGCTTGGCAGCTACAGTGCCAAAGGAGCGACGTACGCGACGCTCGCGAAGGCGCTCGTGTCCGGCCGGGCCGTCTACAGCGTCCAGGAGAACGCGCTGATCAACGACAGCACCGGACCGTGGACGACGATGATCGCCGACGCGGTCTTCGGTGGGGACATCGACGGCGCGATCTCGCGCGCGCAAAAGGCCATGAGCAACACCATTTCCCGCGGCTGA